Below is a genomic region from Rhodothermales bacterium.
CATCATAGGCTGCGTCCAGAAGCTGATTACTCTTCCAGTAGTAGTAACTACCTGCGACCAGCACGAGGAATACCAGCAACAGCGCCGCGACTCCGAACCATTTGATGAATTTCGCCATCATGCTAACTGTCTGCTAATTGAGCAGTCACGCCGTTTTGGAAGCAATCAGCCCGTATTTTATTAGTGAGATGATAGGAAGCAACTACTCAGACATTCAATTCATCCGACCATCAGGAGGGCGCGAAATGAAGAAGAACATGGGGACCATCGATCGCGTGATACGCTTTCTTATTGCCGTCGTTGTGGCGGTATTGTACTTCACCGGACAGATCAGCGGCACGGCAGCCATCATCCTCGGCATCCTCGCGGTCGTATTCCTTCTGACCAGCGCCGTAGGAACCTGCCCGTTG
It encodes:
- a CDS encoding DUF2892 domain-containing protein, which gives rise to MKKNMGTIDRVIRFLIAVVVAVLYFTGQISGTAAIILGILAVVFLLTSAVGTCPLYAPIGLSTLKSEE